One Pseudomonas fluorescens genomic region harbors:
- a CDS encoding glutaredoxin family protein, translating to MPPECQLFGTLGCHLCEVAEAELMPFVEHGLLVELVDIAEDESWYEAYSLRIPVLRRVDTGAELDWPFSADQVVAFLR from the coding sequence ATGCCTCCTGAATGTCAGTTGTTCGGCACCCTTGGATGTCATCTGTGCGAAGTCGCCGAAGCCGAATTGATGCCCTTTGTCGAGCATGGTCTGCTGGTGGAACTGGTGGACATTGCCGAAGATGAGTCGTGGTACGAGGCTTACAGCTTGCGTATTCCGGTGCTGCGCCGCGTTGATACCGGTGCGGAGCTGGACTGGCCGTTCAGCGCCGATCAAGTGGTGGCTTTCCTTCGCTGA
- a CDS encoding ammonium transporter translates to MENLQSAVDTLVHSSNTLFILIGAVMVLAMHAGFAFLEVGTVRQKNQVNALSKILSDFAVSTLAYFFIGYWISYGVTFMQPAAVLSADHGYGLVKFFFLLTFAAAIPAIISGGIAERARFVPQLCATALIVAFIYPFFEGMVWNGNFGLQAWLTEQFGAAFHDFAGSVVVHAMGGWLALAAVLLLGPRNGRYRDGRLVAFAPSSIPFLALGSWILIVGWFGFNVMSAQTLQGVSGLVAVNSLMAMVGGTVAALIVGRNDPGFLHNGPLAGLVAICAGSDLMHPVGALVTGAIAGALFVWCFTAAQVKWRIDDVLGVWPLHGLCGVWGGVACGIFGQSALGGIGGVSLISQLIGSALGVAVALIGGFLVYGVIKALHGLRLSQEQEYYGADLSLHKIGAVSQD, encoded by the coding sequence ATGGAAAATCTGCAAAGCGCTGTGGACACGCTGGTTCACAGCTCCAACACCTTGTTCATTCTGATCGGCGCTGTGATGGTGCTGGCGATGCACGCCGGTTTCGCCTTTCTCGAGGTCGGTACGGTCCGGCAGAAGAATCAGGTCAACGCCTTGTCGAAAATCCTCAGTGACTTTGCCGTTTCGACGCTGGCCTATTTCTTTATAGGCTATTGGATCTCGTACGGTGTGACCTTCATGCAGCCGGCGGCGGTTTTGAGCGCCGATCACGGGTACGGGCTGGTTAAGTTTTTCTTCCTGTTGACCTTTGCCGCCGCGATCCCGGCAATCATTTCCGGCGGCATTGCCGAGCGTGCGCGGTTTGTACCGCAGTTGTGCGCGACGGCATTGATCGTAGCGTTTATCTATCCGTTCTTTGAGGGCATGGTCTGGAACGGCAATTTCGGTCTGCAAGCGTGGCTGACGGAGCAGTTCGGCGCAGCTTTTCACGATTTCGCCGGCTCTGTGGTGGTGCATGCCATGGGCGGTTGGCTGGCGCTCGCCGCGGTGCTGTTGCTTGGTCCGCGTAACGGCCGGTATCGCGATGGCCGATTGGTAGCTTTCGCGCCGTCGAGCATTCCGTTTCTGGCGTTGGGCTCGTGGATTCTGATCGTCGGCTGGTTCGGCTTCAACGTCATGAGCGCGCAGACGTTGCAAGGCGTCAGCGGCCTGGTGGCGGTCAATTCGTTGATGGCAATGGTCGGCGGCACTGTGGCGGCGTTGATCGTCGGGCGCAATGACCCAGGCTTTCTGCACAACGGCCCGTTGGCTGGCTTGGTAGCGATCTGTGCCGGGTCCGACCTGATGCACCCGGTAGGCGCGCTGGTCACCGGGGCGATTGCCGGCGCGTTGTTCGTCTGGTGCTTCACGGCCGCGCAGGTCAAGTGGCGCATCGACGATGTGCTGGGCGTGTGGCCATTGCACGGCTTGTGCGGCGTATGGGGCGGTGTCGCCTGTGGCATATTCGGCCAGAGCGCACTCGGCGGCATCGGCGGCGTCAGCCTGATCAGCCAATTGATCGGCAGCGCACTCGGCGTTGCGGTCGCGCTGATCGGTGGCTTCCTCGTATATGGCGTGATCAAGGCGTTGCATGGGCTGCGCCTGAGCCAGGAACAAGAGTATTACGGCGCCGACCTCTCGCTGCACAAGATCGGCGCAGTGAGCCAGGACTAA
- a CDS encoding cation:proton antiporter, with protein sequence MFANLLIILASSLVVIALFRRLRLPPVLGYLCVGLLVGPSAFDWVNESEHLPDVAELGVVFLLFSLGLEFSLSKMIALRQVVFRLGSQQVLISTALLGLLLMWLGMPLTPALMLGAGLSLSSTAIVSKELGSLGEVFTSHGQNAIGVLLFQDVVAVLLLTLVPVFAGNGTQAWYWALPLTLVKTVVLFVGLLLASRWLLPRLFHEVAASRSAELFVLLALVIVLLTAWLTHLLGLSPALGAFLAGMLLGESHYRHQIEADIRPFRDILLGVFFVSIGMLIDLQLFASDGLLIIGLTVGLMVIKGIVVALLVKWRGSDGETAWRSGLALAQGGEFCFALMAQMQQNSLLPERLGALLLAATFCSMVMTPLLLRVAPRIAAALHRKPNQAAQIEKISALNADLDQHVVICGYGRVGQSIGRFMRSARQPFIALDSDPVRVQEAATSENDVHYGDSSRGDLLTAVGLLRARLLVIAVDQSDVALSILMQARRLNAHVPILVRTRDDSQWAELKAAGATEVVPELLESSLMLASHALVMLGLPAHQVQEQVDQVRIDRYRLLHGFYSGAEGEET encoded by the coding sequence GTGTTTGCCAATCTGTTGATCATCCTCGCCTCGTCGCTCGTGGTAATTGCGCTGTTTCGCCGCCTGCGTCTGCCTCCGGTGCTGGGCTATCTGTGCGTGGGTTTGCTGGTCGGCCCCAGCGCGTTCGATTGGGTCAACGAAAGCGAGCATCTGCCAGATGTTGCGGAGTTGGGCGTGGTGTTCCTGCTGTTTTCCCTCGGGCTCGAGTTCTCGTTGTCGAAGATGATCGCGCTGCGCCAAGTGGTGTTTCGCCTCGGCAGCCAGCAGGTGCTGATCAGTACCGCGCTGTTGGGATTGCTGCTGATGTGGCTGGGCATGCCGCTGACGCCAGCCCTGATGCTCGGCGCCGGACTGTCCCTGTCGTCAACGGCGATCGTCAGCAAAGAGCTTGGCAGCCTTGGCGAGGTATTCACCAGCCACGGCCAGAATGCGATTGGCGTTTTGCTCTTTCAGGATGTAGTGGCGGTTCTGTTACTGACGCTGGTGCCGGTATTCGCCGGCAACGGTACGCAAGCATGGTACTGGGCACTGCCGCTGACACTGGTGAAAACCGTGGTGCTCTTTGTCGGGCTGCTGCTCGCCAGCCGCTGGCTCTTGCCACGGCTGTTTCACGAAGTGGCGGCCTCGCGCTCGGCGGAATTGTTCGTTTTGCTCGCGCTGGTGATCGTTCTGCTCACTGCATGGCTGACGCATTTGCTGGGGCTGTCGCCGGCGCTCGGTGCCTTTCTGGCGGGCATGCTGCTCGGTGAAAGTCATTATCGGCACCAGATCGAGGCTGATATCCGACCGTTTCGCGACATCCTGCTCGGGGTATTTTTCGTCAGCATCGGCATGCTGATCGATCTGCAACTGTTCGCCAGTGATGGGCTGCTGATCATCGGGCTCACCGTCGGCTTGATGGTGATCAAGGGCATCGTTGTCGCCCTGCTGGTGAAATGGCGCGGCAGCGACGGTGAAACAGCATGGCGCAGCGGCCTGGCCCTGGCTCAGGGCGGTGAATTCTGCTTTGCGCTAATGGCGCAGATGCAGCAAAACAGCCTGCTGCCTGAACGGCTCGGCGCCCTGCTGTTGGCGGCGACGTTTTGTTCGATGGTGATGACTCCGCTGTTGCTGCGGGTCGCGCCACGTATAGCAGCGGCGTTGCATCGCAAACCCAATCAGGCGGCGCAGATCGAAAAGATCAGCGCGCTCAACGCCGACCTCGACCAGCACGTGGTGATTTGTGGCTACGGCCGAGTCGGCCAATCCATCGGGCGTTTCATGCGCAGCGCCCGGCAACCTTTCATCGCGCTGGACAGCGACCCGGTGCGCGTGCAAGAAGCTGCGACCAGCGAAAACGACGTGCATTACGGCGACTCATCACGCGGCGATCTGCTGACGGCGGTTGGCTTGTTGCGCGCGAGATTGCTGGTGATCGCCGTCGATCAGAGCGACGTCGCCCTGAGCATTCTCATGCAGGCGCGCCGGCTCAATGCCCATGTGCCGATTCTGGTGCGCACCCGCGATGACAGTCAGTGGGCCGAGCTGAAAGCCGCCGGCGCCACCGAAGTGGTGCCGGAGCTGCTGGAATCGAGCCTGATGCTCGCCTCTCACGCGCTGGTCATGCTCGGCCTGCCGGCGCACCAAGTGCAGGAACAGGTCGATCAGGTGCGCATCGACCGCTATCGCCTGCTTCACGGTTTCTATTCGGGGGCCGAAGGTGAGGAGACTTAG
- a CDS encoding pseudouridine synthase, with amino-acid sequence MSTPSFSAAQQQASTLYLPPGNWSTVLDCLCEHFRAIGREQWLDRIARGRVLDSQGQPIALDLPYKEGLRIHYFREVPDEKPIPVVESILYADEHLVVADKPHFLPVTPAGEYVEQTLLRRLIRRLDNTHLVPLHRIDRHTAGLVIFSANPQTRAAYQSLFPTRQIDKRYEAIAPALPELNFPLVHKSRLVDGEPFFRMQEGPGVSNTETAVEVREKNGDLWRYGLFPVTGKKHQLRVHMTALGASICNDPFYPNVLQDIEDDYANPLKLLAQGLRFIDPVSGEERQFESRITLQW; translated from the coding sequence ATGTCCACCCCATCATTTTCTGCTGCACAGCAACAGGCCAGCACGTTGTATCTGCCTCCGGGCAACTGGTCGACGGTTCTCGATTGCCTGTGCGAGCACTTCCGGGCCATCGGCCGTGAGCAATGGCTGGACCGCATTGCACGGGGTAGGGTGCTGGATAGTCAGGGTCAGCCGATTGCGCTGGATCTGCCGTATAAGGAAGGTTTGCGCATTCATTACTTTCGCGAAGTGCCGGACGAAAAACCGATTCCGGTGGTCGAGTCGATTCTGTATGCCGATGAACATCTGGTCGTGGCAGACAAACCGCATTTTCTGCCGGTGACGCCCGCAGGTGAATACGTTGAGCAAACTTTGCTGCGGCGGCTGATTCGTCGTCTGGACAATACCCATCTGGTGCCGCTGCACCGGATCGATCGACATACCGCAGGGCTAGTGATTTTCTCGGCCAATCCGCAAACCCGCGCGGCTTACCAGTCGTTGTTTCCGACGCGGCAGATCGACAAGCGTTATGAAGCGATTGCACCGGCATTGCCTGAGCTGAATTTTCCTTTGGTGCACAAAAGTCGTCTGGTTGATGGCGAACCGTTTTTCCGCATGCAGGAAGGGCCGGGAGTCAGCAACACCGAAACGGCAGTGGAAGTCAGGGAGAAGAACGGCGATCTGTGGCGCTACGGGTTGTTTCCGGTGACCGGCAAGAAGCATCAGCTACGAGTCCACATGACCGCGTTGGGCGCCAGCATTTGCAACGATCCGTTCTATCCCAACGTCCTGCAAGACATCGAAGACGATTACGCCAATCCGTTGAAGCTTCTTGCTCAGGGGTTGCGATTCATCGATCCGGTGAGCGGCGAAGAACGTCAATTCGAAAGTCGAATCACTTTGCAGTGGTAA
- a CDS encoding EAL domain-containing protein — translation MIDGQPLACFQPFIDTATGRIAGVEALGRLRQADGQLTSVGPLFADPRTPAIALRRMDRQIRDNALSRLRDAPPEWFLSLNMSPRWISRLRADQALPSLKQLARHDVDPQRIVFEITELGGNSQRLSEVVARYREAGARIAIDDFGAGYSQLDRVLALQPDILKLDMRLFQAAALGGPSSDVVKALAQMAEKTGCWIIAEGVETEAQLNFALECGSRYVQGFLFARAEEAFFASDAFVPRFAELRQRYVQQKLIERGRLMQMRQQLSELMAILQAWAQTHAPLSALPQLEAFPWLLRFYQCDRHGTQLTPNLEWRHNGWVADNRYLGHNWSWRPYFYHLLAEGWEERRLTLSNTYRDATSNQYCLTAGQFFDNGDRLLLIDIDAAGL, via the coding sequence GTGATCGACGGGCAACCGCTCGCCTGCTTTCAGCCTTTCATCGATACCGCCACCGGACGCATCGCAGGCGTTGAAGCATTGGGTCGCCTGCGCCAGGCCGATGGCCAACTGACCTCGGTCGGACCGCTGTTCGCCGACCCGCGCACACCCGCCATCGCTCTGCGTCGCATGGACCGGCAGATCCGGGACAATGCACTGAGCCGTCTGCGCGACGCGCCGCCTGAATGGTTTCTCAGCCTGAACATGTCGCCCCGCTGGATCAGTCGCCTGCGGGCCGATCAGGCCCTGCCCAGTCTCAAACAACTGGCGCGGCACGACGTTGATCCACAACGCATCGTCTTCGAAATCACCGAACTGGGTGGTAACAGTCAACGCTTGAGCGAAGTGGTTGCGCGCTATCGCGAAGCCGGCGCAAGAATTGCCATCGACGACTTCGGCGCCGGTTATTCGCAACTCGATCGCGTGCTCGCGCTGCAACCGGATATTCTCAAACTCGACATGCGCCTGTTCCAGGCCGCGGCGTTGGGCGGCCCCAGTAGTGATGTGGTCAAGGCACTGGCGCAAATGGCCGAGAAAACCGGCTGCTGGATCATCGCCGAAGGTGTCGAGACCGAGGCGCAGCTGAATTTCGCCCTGGAATGCGGCTCGCGTTATGTGCAGGGCTTTCTCTTCGCGCGGGCCGAAGAAGCGTTTTTCGCCAGCGACGCGTTCGTGCCGCGGTTCGCCGAATTGCGTCAGCGCTATGTGCAGCAGAAGCTTATCGAACGCGGTCGGTTGATGCAGATGCGCCAGCAACTCAGCGAGTTGATGGCGATCCTGCAAGCCTGGGCGCAGACCCATGCGCCTTTGAGCGCGTTACCGCAACTGGAGGCGTTTCCATGGTTGCTGCGGTTCTATCAATGCGACCGCCATGGCACGCAACTGACGCCCAATCTTGAGTGGCGACACAACGGTTGGGTCGCTGACAATCGTTATCTGGGACACAACTGGTCGTGGCGCCCGTACTTCTATCATTTGCTGGCTGAAGGTTGGGAAGAACGGCGCTTGACGCTTTCCAACACCTATCGCGATGCAACCAGCAATCAGTATTGCCTGACCGCCGGACAGTTTTTTGATAACGGCGATCGGCTGCTGTTGATCGACATTGATGCGGCGGGCCTGTAG
- a CDS encoding phage holin family protein encodes MSIGESGPTAGTASSTRRLGAAVLGLLHSHVELFGIELQEQKSRTVSLLLFAGLALVFALLLLVGLSTLVMILFWDTYRLPAIIGLCVFYTLASIFCGVRLKAAIFDESSPFHGTLEELANDRERLLP; translated from the coding sequence ATGTCGATCGGTGAATCCGGCCCGACTGCGGGCACCGCCTCTTCCACGCGGCGTCTGGGCGCCGCCGTTCTCGGTTTGCTGCACAGCCATGTCGAACTGTTCGGCATAGAGTTGCAAGAGCAGAAGTCGCGCACCGTCAGCCTGCTGCTGTTTGCAGGCCTGGCGCTGGTCTTCGCCCTGTTGCTGCTGGTGGGGTTGTCGACGCTGGTGATGATCCTCTTTTGGGACACCTACCGCCTGCCAGCGATCATCGGCCTGTGCGTGTTTTACACGCTGGCGTCGATCTTCTGCGGCGTGCGTCTGAAGGCAGCGATCTTCGATGAATCCTCGCCATTCCACGGCACGCTCGAAGAGCTGGCCAACGATCGGGAGCGCCTGCTGCCATGA
- a CDS encoding transcriptional regulator codes for MVNVEQLKNSVNRMSVDVVREAVIELRLDGLVTEGKTPFNKVHFNTCFAEIEALFQRAGYHKQLDVVGYQGLLYALYDPGRWEAVDVLRWLKEFTEAAALRSIPA; via the coding sequence GTGGTCAATGTCGAACAGTTGAAGAACAGCGTGAACCGGATGTCGGTTGACGTGGTGCGCGAGGCCGTCATCGAATTGCGCCTCGACGGCCTGGTCACGGAAGGCAAGACGCCCTTTAACAAAGTGCATTTCAATACGTGTTTTGCCGAGATCGAGGCGCTGTTTCAACGCGCCGGCTACCACAAACAACTGGATGTGGTCGGTTACCAGGGCTTGTTATACGCCTTGTATGATCCGGGGCGCTGGGAGGCGGTCGACGTGTTGCGCTGGCTGAAGGAGTTCACAGAAGCGGCGGCGCTCAGGTCGATTCCGGCCTGA
- a CDS encoding deoxyguanosinetriphosphate triphosphohydrolase, whose product MDWQTLLNRERLGKPLHSPQELGRSPFHKDHDRIIFSGAFRRLGRKTQVHPVSSNDHIHTRLTHSLEVSCVGRSLGMRVGETLRSALPDWCDPADLGMVVQSACLAHDIGNPPFGHSGEDAIRHWFQQAAGRGWLDGMSEAERGDFLNFEGNAQGFRVLTQLEYHQFDGGTRLTYATLGTYLKYPWTARHADSLGYKKHKFGCYQSELPLLELIAHKLGLPQLEDQRWARHPLVYLMEAADDICYALIDLEDGLEMDLLEYAEVESLLLGLVGDDLPETYRQLGPEDSRRRKLAILRGKAIEHLTNAAARAFVEQQDALLAGTLHGDLVEHMHGPAKRCVLNAKDMARKKIFQDKRKTLHEIGAYTTLEILLNAFCGAALEQHNGRTPSFKSRRILDLLGNNAPDPNSPLHASFLRMIDFIAGMTDSYASDMALEMTGRSHR is encoded by the coding sequence TTGGATTGGCAAACCCTGCTCAACCGCGAACGACTCGGCAAGCCGCTGCACAGCCCTCAGGAACTCGGCCGAAGCCCTTTCCACAAAGATCATGACCGCATCATATTTTCCGGTGCCTTTCGCCGCTTGGGTCGCAAGACTCAGGTGCACCCGGTGTCGAGCAACGACCATATCCATACGCGCCTGACCCACTCGCTGGAAGTCAGTTGCGTCGGCCGTTCGCTGGGCATGCGCGTCGGAGAAACCCTGCGCAGCGCCCTCCCCGACTGGTGTGATCCGGCCGATCTGGGCATGGTCGTGCAATCGGCCTGCCTGGCCCACGATATCGGCAATCCGCCTTTCGGCCATTCTGGTGAAGATGCCATTCGCCATTGGTTCCAACAGGCCGCCGGGCGTGGCTGGCTGGACGGCATGAGCGAAGCGGAGCGCGGTGACTTCCTCAATTTCGAGGGCAACGCCCAAGGCTTCCGCGTGCTCACGCAGCTCGAATACCATCAATTCGACGGCGGTACGCGCCTGACCTACGCGACGCTCGGGACCTATCTGAAATATCCCTGGACCGCTCGGCATGCCGATTCGCTCGGTTACAAAAAGCACAAGTTCGGTTGCTACCAAAGTGAACTGCCGCTGCTTGAGCTAATCGCCCACAAACTCGGCCTGCCGCAACTCGAAGATCAACGCTGGGCGCGGCATCCATTGGTGTACCTGATGGAAGCGGCCGATGACATCTGTTACGCGCTGATCGATCTGGAAGACGGTCTCGAAATGGACCTGCTGGAATACGCCGAAGTCGAGTCATTGCTGCTTGGCCTGGTCGGCGACGATCTTCCGGAAACCTATCGCCAGCTCGGCCCGGAGGATTCGCGCCGACGCAAACTCGCCATTCTTCGCGGCAAAGCCATCGAACATCTGACCAACGCTGCGGCGCGGGCATTTGTCGAGCAGCAGGACGCATTGCTCGCCGGCACGCTGCATGGCGACCTGGTGGAACACATGCACGGCCCCGCCAAGCGTTGCGTGTTGAATGCCAAGGACATGGCGCGCAAGAAAATCTTTCAGGATAAACGCAAGACTCTGCACGAAATCGGCGCCTACACCACGCTGGAAATCCTCTTGAATGCTTTCTGCGGTGCCGCACTTGAACAACACAATGGGCGCACACCCTCCTTCAAGAGTCGCAGGATTCTCGACTTGCTCGGCAACAACGCGCCTGACCCGAACAGCCCGCTGCACGCGTCTTTCCTGCGCATGATCGACTTCATCGCGGGCATGACCGACAGCTACGCCAGCGACATGGCGCTGGAAATGACCGGTCGCTCCCACCGTTGA
- a CDS encoding DUF883 family protein, with product MASIKAKNAQEILMNDFQTLVADTERLLEHTATLAGDQADELREQIHESLLRARETLKLTEETLRERGQAAVTATEDYVSANPWQSVGIAAGVGFLIGLLATRR from the coding sequence ATGGCCAGCATCAAGGCAAAAAACGCTCAAGAAATCCTGATGAACGACTTCCAGACCCTGGTCGCCGACACCGAACGGTTGCTCGAGCACACCGCCACCCTGGCCGGCGATCAGGCAGATGAACTGCGCGAACAGATCCATGAAAGCCTGTTGCGAGCCCGTGAAACTTTGAAACTGACCGAAGAAACGCTGCGCGAGCGCGGCCAGGCAGCAGTGACTGCGACCGAAGATTATGTTTCGGCCAACCCATGGCAATCGGTCGGTATCGCCGCAGGCGTGGGCTTCCTGATTGGCCTGCTGGCCACTCGGCGCTGA
- a CDS encoding response regulator transcription factor — MNSVFIVDDHPVIRLAVRMLLEHEGYKVVGETDNGVDAMQMVRECAPDLVILDVSIPKLDGLEVLARFNAMGSPLKILILTAQCPTLFGIRCMQSGASGYVCKQEDLSELVSAIKAVLSGYNYFPSQALNPVRSDDARYTELELFKAVNDRELMVLQLFAQGRTNKEIAKGMFLSNKTVSTYKKRLMQKLKAKSLVELIEMAKRNALV, encoded by the coding sequence ATGAACTCCGTTTTTATTGTCGACGATCACCCGGTCATACGTCTTGCCGTTCGAATGTTGCTGGAACATGAGGGTTACAAGGTCGTCGGCGAAACCGATAACGGGGTCGATGCCATGCAAATGGTCCGTGAGTGCGCGCCAGATCTGGTCATCCTCGATGTCAGCATCCCCAAACTGGATGGTCTCGAGGTACTCGCCCGTTTCAACGCGATGGGCTCACCGTTGAAAATCCTCATCCTGACGGCGCAATGCCCCACCTTGTTCGGCATTCGGTGCATGCAATCGGGCGCATCCGGTTATGTCTGCAAACAGGAAGACTTGAGCGAACTGGTGAGTGCGATCAAGGCTGTACTTTCCGGTTACAACTATTTCCCCAGCCAGGCATTGAATCCCGTGCGCAGTGATGATGCCCGCTATACGGAGCTAGAGTTATTCAAAGCGGTGAATGACCGCGAGTTGATGGTTCTGCAGTTATTTGCCCAGGGACGCACTAACAAGGAAATCGCCAAAGGCATGTTTTTGAGCAACAAAACAGTCAGCACTTATAAAAAACGGCTGATGCAAAAACTCAAAGCCAAGTCCCTTGTAGAACTTATCGAGATGGCCAAACGAAACGCACTTGTGTGA